One Catenulispora sp. MAP5-51 DNA segment encodes these proteins:
- a CDS encoding phosphopantetheine-binding protein: protein MWDERFEESVRRYLPYLPADEELAADTPLRDFGLDSLATVELLSALEASYDVRFQDEALSLATFETPEVLWKTLSRIREQV, encoded by the coding sequence ATGTGGGATGAGCGATTCGAAGAATCCGTACGCCGCTATCTGCCATATCTGCCCGCCGACGAGGAACTCGCCGCCGACACCCCGCTGCGGGATTTCGGCCTCGACTCGCTGGCGACGGTGGAGCTGCTGTCCGCGCTGGAGGCCTCCTACGACGTCCGGTTCCAGGACGAGGCGCTGTCGCTGGCCACGTTCGAGACCCCGGAGGTGCTGTGGAAGACCCTGTCCCGGATCCGGGAGCAGGTGTAG
- a CDS encoding AMP-binding protein, whose product MEFPTEQTLPARFQRGLAVAPDRTALRHGEEAWTYRQLHERALIWAGALAAAEAKAVGVLATKGPEAYTGILAALYAGATVVPLRPDFPAARLAQMAEAAEADVVIADAGALPVLEQVCGGQGRAALVVGPDEAATPVDGLPFATLKADPAAALSEPREVTAEDVAYVLFTSGSTGRPKGVRLTHRGFAHYFSLLDARYDFAPTDVFSQVFDLNFDCSVFDLFCAWGAGAEFTTVPPQSFRALPEFLAERGVTVWFSTPSAIDLVRRTGGLVPGAMPGLRWSFFAGEALTCRDVEDWRRAAPAATVENLYGPTELTVTVSAYRWSDEQTPGIAVNGVVPIGAVHAGHDVLLLDADGNPAAEEGELCIAGPQMTSGYLDPADAPGRFLERNGLLYYRTGDRARRIGHDGTDLAYLGRLDSQIQVQGWRIEPAEVEHALRACGVQDAVVVGAPTDSGIVLVAYYTGEPHSAVDLVRGLREQLPIGAIPRRFTRIEQFPLSPNRKVDRGALTALAAAERDL is encoded by the coding sequence ATGGAATTCCCGACAGAGCAAACCCTTCCGGCTCGCTTTCAGCGCGGTCTGGCCGTCGCCCCGGACCGCACGGCGCTGCGCCACGGCGAGGAGGCCTGGACCTACCGGCAGCTGCATGAGCGAGCCCTGATTTGGGCCGGCGCGCTGGCGGCCGCCGAGGCGAAGGCGGTGGGCGTGCTGGCGACCAAGGGTCCCGAGGCCTACACCGGGATCCTCGCCGCGCTCTATGCCGGTGCCACGGTGGTGCCCCTGCGCCCGGACTTCCCGGCCGCCAGGCTGGCCCAGATGGCCGAGGCGGCGGAGGCGGACGTGGTCATCGCCGACGCGGGCGCGCTGCCGGTGCTGGAGCAGGTCTGCGGCGGTCAGGGGCGCGCGGCGCTGGTGGTCGGGCCGGACGAGGCGGCGACGCCGGTCGACGGCCTGCCGTTCGCCACGCTGAAGGCGGACCCGGCGGCGGCGCTGTCCGAGCCGCGGGAGGTGACCGCCGAGGACGTGGCTTACGTCCTGTTCACCTCCGGATCGACCGGCCGGCCCAAGGGAGTCCGGCTGACGCACCGGGGCTTCGCGCACTACTTCTCACTGCTGGACGCACGCTACGACTTCGCCCCGACCGACGTGTTCTCCCAGGTCTTCGACCTGAACTTCGACTGCTCGGTGTTCGACCTCTTCTGCGCCTGGGGCGCCGGCGCGGAGTTCACGACCGTGCCACCGCAGTCCTTCCGGGCGCTGCCGGAGTTTCTGGCCGAGCGCGGCGTGACGGTCTGGTTCTCCACCCCGAGCGCCATCGACCTGGTGCGCCGCACCGGCGGCCTGGTCCCCGGCGCCATGCCCGGCCTGCGCTGGAGCTTCTTCGCGGGGGAGGCGCTGACCTGCCGGGATGTGGAGGACTGGCGACGGGCCGCGCCGGCGGCGACGGTGGAGAACCTGTACGGCCCGACCGAGCTGACGGTGACCGTCTCGGCGTACCGGTGGTCGGACGAGCAGACGCCCGGCATCGCGGTCAACGGCGTGGTGCCGATCGGCGCGGTGCATGCCGGGCACGATGTCCTGTTGCTCGACGCCGACGGCAATCCGGCCGCCGAGGAGGGAGAGCTCTGTATCGCCGGGCCGCAGATGACCAGCGGGTATCTGGACCCTGCTGATGCGCCCGGCCGCTTCCTGGAACGCAATGGGCTGCTTTACTACCGCACCGGGGACCGCGCGCGCCGCATCGGGCACGACGGCACGGACCTGGCGTACTTGGGCCGCCTGGACTCCCAGATCCAGGTCCAGGGCTGGCGCATCGAACCGGCCGAGGTCGAGCACGCCCTGCGCGCCTGCGGCGTCCAGGACGCGGTGGTGGTCGGCGCACCGACCGACAGCGGCATCGTGCTCGTGGCCTACTACACCGGCGAGCCGCATTCGGCGGTCGATCTGGTCCGGGGCTTGCGCGAGCAGCTGCCGATCGGTGCGATCCCGCGCCGGTTCACGCGGATCGAGCAGTTCCCGCTGTCGCCCAACCGGAAGGTGGACCGGGGTGCGCTGACCGCGCTGGCCGCCGCCGAGCGAGATCTCTGA